Within Candidatus Saccharibacteria bacterium, the genomic segment ATTACGTCTTTGCCACTAGTCGCCTGAAGATTCCCATAAAAAGGCGCCTGCAGGAAGGAAACCGGCTCGCTTAGTACATCAGTGACTGTCTTGCACGCTGCGGTATATGTTTCAATCGAACAGGTCTGAATATTGTAAGGCATGCTGATATTGTAACGCATCCGGCTGGAGCTGCACCCGTAAAGTAAGGTATACTGTTAAGCACATGCAAAGAGCGAAGAAGTGGTCAAAACCAGGAGCAATATTTACGTGGAAGCGTTTGGCGATTACATGGGTGCTGCTGGCTGTATTTGCCGGCGGTGTTATAGCAGGCCAGAACGGTTTAATTTCGTCGAAAGAACCCTATGCATCACGCACTCGTTTGCCCAAAGTACTCAATTATTCACAAATTGACGAGGTATATCAGGCACTCAAGAACAATTACAACGGTGCTCTGACTGAAGAACAGGTGCTTGAGGGTTTGAAGCATGGCTTAGCAGGGAGTACCAACGACCCCTATACTGAATTTTTTTCTGCCAAAGAGGCAGCGGAGTTTCAGAATGATTTGCAGGGTACCATTACTGGTGTGGGGGCGAAGCTCGAGCTAGATCAAGATAAAAATATTGTGATTGTAGCGCCGCTTAGCGGGTCTCCGGCGGAGGCAGCAGGGCTTCGCGCAAAAGATATTATTATTGCAGTTGACGACAAAACTAGTTATGGCATGACGGCTACTGAAGCGGTTCTGAAAATTCGCGGTCCTAAGGGAACGAAAGTTAAGCTAACAATTGTTCGTGACAAAAAAGAACAACTTGAGTTTACTATTACTCGCGACGTCATACAC encodes:
- a CDS encoding S41 family peptidase; translation: MQRAKKWSKPGAIFTWKRLAITWVLLAVFAGGVIAGQNGLISSKEPYASRTRLPKVLNYSQIDEVYQALKNNYNGALTEEQVLEGLKHGLAGSTNDPYTEFFSAKEAAEFQNDLQGTITGVGAKLELDQDKNIVIVAPLSGSPAEAAGLRAKDIIIAVDDKTSYGMTATEAVLKIRGPKGTKVKLTIVRDKKEQLEFTITRDVIHVPSVESKVLEGNVGYLQVSQFSDDTDELAEAAAESFREKGIREIILDLRDNPGGEVASAVGLGGLWLQKGQIIVQQRRGDTTYATDTVSNITAPFKRMKTAVLINGGSASASEIVALALRDHLGARIIGEKSYGKGVVQQLVPFDDGSSLKVTIGKWYSPKGTNIDKKGITPDQEIKPTEEDIKSKNDVQLKAATEWIRQ